In the Leptotrichia sp. oral taxon 847 genome, one interval contains:
- a CDS encoding valine--tRNA ligase, whose amino-acid sequence MSEELNKTYSPNEIEDKWYKIWEENGYFNAQHNAEKPGYSIAIPPPNVTGILHMGHMLNNSIQDAIIRFKRMSGFDTLWIPGMDHAGIATQNKVERMLKEEGTSKEEIGYDEFLRRTWEWKEKHGGLITKQLRKLGVSLDWSRERFTMDEGLSDAVKEVFIKLYNDGLIYRGEYIVNWCPFDKTALADDEVDHTDEKGKIWEIKYKIKDSDDYVIIATTRPETMLGDTGVAVNPNDERYKDLVGKKVILPLMNREIPVVADEYVDMEFGTGVVKMTPSHDPNDFEVAKRTGLEFINIFTEDAHINSNGGKYKGLDRYEARDAILADLEKEGLLVGVKEHNHAVGHCYRCNSVIEPRVSTQWFVKMKPLAKRALEVVKNGQIKITPQRWEKVYYNWLENIRDWTISRQIWWGHRIPAYYAQDGTVFVAKSLEDAKRQAKEKFGVETELTEEKDVLDTWFSSALWPFSTLGWPKETEDLKKFFPTDALVTGADILFFWVARMVMMSLYIKDEIPFSYVYLHGIIRDELGRKMSKSLGNSPDPLDLIAKYGADAIRFSFLYNTSQGQDIHFSEKLIEMGSTFANKVWNASRFVLSNLKDFDLSAKIDSSEFKLEDRWILSKLQNTARQVNESFENYELDTAAKLAYEFFRGNFCDWYVEIAKTRVYGQEGRDKRVAQYVLKTVLDKGLKMLHPFMPFITEEIWQKLDLDEETIMLSDFPKEDKKFVDLEAEKEFDYLREIINAIRNIRGEANVSPAKKIEVIFKTVNDTEKNILQHNAKILDKLANVEKYEFNTEIPKLVGFKLVETTEIYVPLNDLIDKEKEIDKLTKNIEKTEKELNKVLGKLSNEKFLSKAPKEVIDKEKGIKEELENKIAKFKESINLYKN is encoded by the coding sequence ATGTCAGAAGAACTAAATAAAACATATTCACCAAACGAAATTGAAGATAAATGGTATAAAATATGGGAAGAAAATGGATATTTTAACGCTCAGCACAATGCTGAAAAACCAGGATATTCAATCGCTATCCCACCGCCAAATGTGACTGGAATTTTGCATATGGGACATATGTTAAACAATTCCATTCAAGATGCGATTATTAGATTTAAAAGAATGAGCGGATTTGATACGCTTTGGATTCCAGGGATGGATCACGCTGGGATTGCTACTCAAAATAAAGTTGAGAGAATGTTAAAAGAAGAAGGAACTTCTAAAGAAGAAATCGGATATGATGAGTTTTTAAGAAGAACTTGGGAATGGAAAGAAAAACACGGTGGACTTATAACTAAGCAACTTCGTAAATTGGGAGTTTCTCTGGATTGGTCAAGAGAAAGATTTACGATGGACGAAGGACTTTCAGATGCTGTAAAAGAAGTATTTATAAAACTTTACAACGACGGGCTTATTTATCGTGGAGAATATATTGTAAACTGGTGTCCTTTTGATAAAACTGCACTTGCGGACGATGAAGTTGACCACACTGACGAAAAAGGAAAAATTTGGGAAATTAAATATAAAATAAAAGATAGTGATGACTATGTGATTATTGCGACAACTAGACCTGAAACAATGCTTGGAGATACGGGAGTTGCTGTCAATCCAAATGATGAAAGATATAAAGATTTGGTTGGGAAAAAGGTAATTTTGCCACTTATGAATAGAGAAATTCCTGTGGTTGCCGATGAGTATGTTGATATGGAATTTGGAACAGGAGTTGTAAAAATGACACCTTCTCACGATCCTAATGACTTTGAAGTGGCAAAAAGAACGGGACTTGAATTTATAAATATCTTTACCGAAGATGCGCATATCAATTCAAACGGAGGAAAATATAAAGGTCTTGACAGATATGAGGCAAGAGATGCTATTTTAGCTGATTTGGAAAAAGAAGGGCTTTTAGTTGGAGTAAAAGAGCATAATCACGCGGTTGGACATTGCTATAGATGTAATTCAGTAATTGAGCCGAGAGTTTCAACACAGTGGTTTGTGAAAATGAAGCCGCTTGCTAAAAGAGCGCTTGAAGTAGTAAAAAATGGACAGATTAAAATAACTCCGCAAAGATGGGAAAAAGTTTACTATAACTGGCTTGAAAATATAAGGGACTGGACAATTTCCCGTCAAATTTGGTGGGGACATAGAATTCCTGCTTATTATGCTCAAGATGGTACAGTTTTTGTGGCAAAAAGTTTGGAAGATGCCAAAAGACAGGCTAAAGAAAAATTTGGTGTTGAAACTGAATTGACAGAAGAAAAAGATGTGCTAGACACTTGGTTTTCATCGGCATTGTGGCCTTTTTCAACACTTGGATGGCCAAAGGAAACTGAAGATTTGAAAAAATTCTTTCCAACAGACGCACTTGTGACAGGAGCGGATATCTTATTTTTTTGGGTTGCAAGAATGGTTATGATGAGTCTTTACATAAAAGATGAAATTCCATTTAGCTATGTATATTTGCACGGAATTATAAGAGATGAACTTGGTAGAAAAATGTCAAAATCTCTTGGAAATTCACCAGATCCGTTGGATTTAATTGCAAAATATGGAGCGGATGCGATAAGATTTAGCTTTTTGTACAACACTTCGCAAGGACAGGACATCCATTTCTCAGAAAAATTAATTGAAATGGGATCGACTTTTGCAAATAAAGTTTGGAATGCGTCAAGATTTGTGTTGTCAAATTTGAAAGATTTTGATTTAAGTGCAAAAATTGATAGTTCGGAATTTAAGTTAGAAGATAGATGGATTTTGTCAAAATTACAAAATACGGCTAGACAAGTTAATGAAAGTTTTGAAAATTATGAGCTTGACACTGCGGCAAAACTTGCTTACGAATTTTTCAGAGGAAATTTCTGTGACTGGTATGTTGAAATTGCAAAAACTCGTGTTTATGGACAGGAAGGAAGAGATAAGAGAGTTGCACAGTATGTATTAAAAACTGTTCTTGACAAAGGTTTAAAAATGCTTCATCCATTTATGCCGTTTATTACAGAAGAAATTTGGCAAAAATTGGATTTAGACGAAGAAACAATAATGCTGTCGGATTTTCCAAAAGAGGATAAAAAATTTGTTGATTTGGAAGCAGAAAAAGAATTTGATTATTTGAGAGAAATCATTAATGCAATTAGAAATATCAGAGGGGAAGCGAATGTTTCACCTGCTAAAAAAATAGAAGTGATTTTCAAAACTGTAAATGACACAGAAAAAAATATTTTACAGCACAATGCCAAAATATTGGATAAATTGGCAAATGTCGAAAAATATGAGTTTAATACAGAAATTCCTAAATTAGTAGGCTTTAAATTAGTTGAAACTACTGAAATTTATGTACCACTTAATGATTTAATTGACAAGGAAAAAGAAATTGATAAACTTACAAAAAATATAGAAAAAACAGAAAAAGAATTAAATAAAGTTTTAGGAAAATTATCAAATGAAAAATTCTTGTCCAAAGCGCCAAAAGAAGTTATTGACAAAGAAAAAGGGATAAAAGAAGAGTTGGAAAATAAAATTGCCAAATTTAAGGAATCAATTAATTTGTATAAAAATTAA
- a CDS encoding autotransporter-associated N-terminal domain-containing protein yields the protein MGNNLKQLKKDLKTFAKRVKDFKYTDSALITFLLTGMTTLGISRPALSAEDEIITQTRQIDNSIKDIRSQFKRARAENNKLLKNTNLELIQLMEQGDHVVKSPWSSWQYGINYFNNNWNGTYKGRGDKKEKYPYEGVFERSSNIYERAISPDSSNYGLLDKNRKANFASGSAKGYGIASVKSVKEPIIPFEVRAGIRPRNVNKSPIVIAAKSVITPTLPETISFTPPKPVIGLPELPKLPAPPTFNIQLGSYCNYMADCGSGVDGGAYNYDFDLNAFSVLANAPGTKGRLRDGYPSLRHSWTNTGSVLLKSYFDTETNYNLTTNLTVNSENPLNETQKQSERNAGRGYNAQNFLVGGSRAATMDNAPANTDIKLDNKATVNLVGPLTVGFEVQTDTYYGPNGSKREMVNTGTITDASETTLATIGGLAKGASAPLTLAPLLGGTTVDITRTPAGYTGYKIGMILTYENDDRRVNSKYVLTNNGTIDFGGEKSIGIQVYAPSSPSLVEVANTNKMNIGGTASYGMKWSSRVAPNSTMENTGMLNVSGDAGVDSKNNPVNSLSSGIAVIEDSGYSNASAIRAYQGRVKNNGIINVSGGKGNTGMVLIANAADDITNDAGGTINVSSTEKRQNIAMRVGKGIVSTDAPGTPKAINNGTITLDGDSSIGMVGINADVVNNAGKTISGNAIINGIGMATSGGQLNNSGKIELKGTGTATNVGVYMIKGTGNPSGTLAATSDISVKGDNSTGVLITNGTLNYGGTTTAEGNGVTGLIIGDNSTNTADVTTTSTGTVKVNDGAGGSAGVYEYLDGSGNKVKKGSYGIVAGKNSKLISSGTNSINVDANVKGAESIGVYSGENATLEVGDHTVKAYEGAVNYDADKGKITLKGTGTATTGQKSLLFYLGEDGSGKVAIDGKMNATIEGGTTPNTRGNAFYYVGNGGNFGKTQIEGWAKNNFGDGTNTTLGNLTLNMNKGSRLFIAQNVGMDLSDTTGDAVSKATGAHINGTDYKTFMLYLSKLTINQDVNLDDANDAYNQLEISNSSITNANTKTITGTQANQVAMAQENNRGLYARNKVVLSNEGTINLSGAGSTGMYAKFGELYNKATGVMTIGDKSTAIYGTEDSLIENAGKITIGSNSTGLYSEGSTTQAINNPGSIESAGNDSVAISYKPDAALSPGVILENTGKITMTGDRNTAIYATGTPGYTAKNSGTITLGDSASITSPNVGLYTDHNTVTLENTGTIDSGNNTIGIYGYNAENSGNLKIGNAAIGIYSQSGNVNLTGGTITTGTDEAVGVYTVGSGQTVTNSGTAFNIGNNSFGFVNVGTGNTINSKISNVGLGDKNVYVYSSDTSGTVTNSTNITSTGGQNYGIYSAGTVTNNGNIDFSSGSGNVAVYSIKGGTATNNGTITVGESDISAVDSSGNPAPLYSIGMGAGYETTDTGDIINKGTINVNGKHSIGMYASGAGSTATNDGNIVLNASNTTGIYADNGATAINNNSITTGSGTYTNTVGVYLGKNSKLINNKGATIDINAKNGVGVYLKGGTVANYGTIKVNGSTKDEDTIYEYTVPATGKGVGGVKIDAPAGASTATITVNGVPQTPVVVNTMAKNPISVSASSIGLYVNTSGVNYTKSIDGLQNLTSEADLIIGSEAAESTTSKYILVNDPNIINPYRRAMLNNPNIKWNVYSGSIGWIATPTLDSNGVITSLYMAKIPYTAWAGKETTPVDSTDTYNFLDGLEQRYGVEALGTRENQLFQKLNGIGNNEEVLLYQAFDEMMGHQYGNLQQRINATGNLLDKEFKYLKHDWRNPSKQNNKIKVFGQRDEYNTDTAGVIDYTSNAYGVAYVHEDETVKMGNSQGWYAGAVTNRFKFKDIGHSRENQTQLKAGIFKTMSPATDHNGSLQWTIGGDVFFGINNMKRRYLVVDDIFQAKSDYNSYGAALKTDLGYDIRLSERTHLRPYGALKMEYGRFNKIKEDSGEMRLEVKGNDYFSVKPEAGLEFRYIQPMAVRTNLTVGLTAAYENELGKMASKNNEGRVRYTDADWFGIRGDKEDRKGNGKFDLNIGVDNTRFGVTVNAGYDTKGKNVRSGVGFRLIY from the coding sequence ATGGGAAATAATTTGAAACAACTAAAAAAGGATTTGAAAACATTTGCTAAAAGAGTCAAAGACTTTAAATATACAGATTCAGCATTAATTACATTCCTTTTGACTGGAATGACGACGCTAGGGATTTCAAGACCAGCACTTTCTGCCGAAGATGAGATAATTACTCAGACTAGACAGATAGATAATTCAATAAAAGATATAAGATCTCAGTTTAAAAGAGCTAGGGCTGAAAATAATAAATTACTTAAAAATACAAATTTAGAGTTAATTCAGTTAATGGAACAAGGAGATCATGTTGTAAAATCGCCTTGGAGCAGCTGGCAATATGGAATTAATTATTTTAATAATAATTGGAATGGAACTTACAAAGGAAGAGGAGATAAAAAAGAAAAATATCCTTATGAAGGGGTATTTGAAAGAAGTTCGAATATTTATGAAAGAGCAATATCTCCAGACAGTAGTAACTATGGACTATTAGACAAAAATAGAAAAGCAAATTTCGCTTCAGGTTCAGCAAAAGGATATGGTATAGCCAGTGTAAAATCGGTAAAAGAGCCAATTATACCTTTTGAAGTACGTGCAGGAATACGTCCAAGAAATGTAAATAAATCGCCAATTGTAATAGCAGCAAAAAGTGTGATTACACCAACATTACCAGAAACAATTAGCTTTACACCACCAAAACCAGTTATTGGGTTGCCAGAATTGCCAAAATTACCAGCACCACCTACTTTTAATATACAGCTAGGTTCTTACTGTAATTATATGGCAGATTGTGGAAGCGGTGTAGATGGTGGAGCTTATAATTATGATTTTGATCTTAATGCTTTTTCGGTTTTAGCTAATGCTCCTGGTACTAAAGGAAGACTTAGAGATGGTTATCCATCATTAAGACATTCTTGGACTAATACAGGAAGTGTTTTATTAAAATCATACTTTGATACAGAAACAAATTACAATTTAACAACTAATTTAACAGTTAATTCAGAAAATCCGCTTAATGAAACTCAAAAACAATCTGAAAGAAATGCGGGAAGAGGATATAATGCACAAAATTTTTTAGTTGGTGGTTCTCGGGCAGCTACAATGGATAATGCACCCGCAAATACAGATATTAAACTTGATAACAAGGCAACAGTTAATTTGGTTGGACCTTTGACAGTGGGATTTGAAGTTCAAACTGATACATATTATGGGCCAAATGGAAGTAAAAGAGAAATGGTTAATACAGGAACAATAACAGATGCTTCTGAAACAACGCTTGCAACTATTGGTGGATTAGCCAAAGGAGCTTCTGCACCGTTAACTCTTGCACCATTACTAGGTGGAACAACTGTTGATATAACTAGAACTCCTGCTGGGTATACAGGATATAAAATTGGTATGATATTAACCTATGAGAATGACGATAGAAGAGTTAATAGTAAATATGTATTAACAAATAATGGAACAATTGATTTTGGTGGTGAAAAATCAATAGGAATTCAAGTTTATGCTCCCAGTTCACCTTCGCTTGTAGAAGTTGCAAATACAAATAAGATGAATATAGGTGGTACAGCGAGCTATGGTATGAAATGGTCTTCACGTGTAGCACCTAATAGTACGATGGAAAATACTGGAATGCTTAATGTAAGTGGGGATGCAGGAGTTGATTCCAAGAATAATCCAGTAAATTCGTTGTCATCAGGAATTGCAGTTATAGAAGATTCTGGTTACAGTAATGCTAGTGCAATAAGAGCATATCAAGGAAGAGTAAAAAATAATGGAATAATAAATGTTTCTGGTGGTAAAGGTAATACCGGTATGGTTTTGATTGCGAATGCCGCTGATGATATAACAAATGATGCGGGTGGAACAATTAATGTCAGCAGTACTGAAAAAAGACAAAATATAGCTATGAGAGTAGGTAAAGGGATAGTATCAACAGATGCACCTGGGACACCTAAAGCAATAAATAACGGAACAATCACTTTAGATGGCGATTCATCAATAGGAATGGTTGGAATAAATGCGGATGTTGTAAATAATGCAGGTAAAACAATAAGCGGTAATGCGATTATCAATGGAATTGGAATGGCAACCAGTGGTGGACAGCTTAATAACTCAGGAAAAATTGAGTTGAAGGGAACAGGAACAGCAACTAACGTTGGTGTATATATGATTAAAGGAACTGGTAACCCATCGGGAACACTTGCTGCAACAAGTGATATTAGTGTAAAAGGTGATAATTCAACAGGTGTGTTGATTACAAATGGTACATTAAATTATGGTGGAACTACTACAGCTGAAGGAAATGGGGTTACAGGATTAATTATTGGAGATAATTCAACTAATACTGCTGATGTAACAACTACATCTACAGGAACTGTAAAAGTAAATGATGGTGCAGGTGGCTCTGCTGGAGTGTATGAATATTTAGATGGATCAGGAAATAAAGTTAAAAAAGGTTCCTACGGTATCGTTGCCGGTAAAAATTCAAAACTTATAAGCAGCGGTACAAATAGTATAAATGTGGACGCTAATGTGAAAGGAGCAGAATCAATTGGGGTATATTCAGGTGAAAATGCCACACTGGAAGTTGGAGACCACACTGTAAAAGCATATGAAGGAGCAGTAAACTATGATGCTGATAAAGGTAAGATTACATTAAAAGGAACAGGAACAGCAACTACAGGGCAAAAATCATTACTATTCTATCTTGGTGAAGATGGTTCAGGAAAAGTTGCGATAGATGGAAAGATGAATGCGACTATTGAGGGTGGAACTACTCCTAATACCAGAGGAAATGCCTTTTATTATGTAGGAAATGGTGGTAACTTTGGAAAAACTCAAATTGAAGGATGGGCAAAAAATAATTTTGGAGATGGAACAAATACAACTTTGGGAAATCTAACTTTAAATATGAATAAAGGCTCAAGACTGTTTATTGCACAAAATGTTGGAATGGACTTGTCTGATACAACAGGAGATGCTGTCTCAAAAGCTACAGGAGCACATATAAATGGAACTGACTATAAGACATTTATGTTGTACTTAAGTAAACTTACAATTAATCAGGATGTAAACTTGGATGATGCCAACGACGCATACAATCAGCTTGAAATTTCAAATTCGTCAATAACGAATGCAAATACTAAGACTATTACAGGAACACAGGCTAATCAGGTTGCAATGGCTCAGGAAAATAACAGGGGTCTGTATGCAAGAAATAAGGTTGTCTTGTCAAATGAAGGAACAATTAATTTAAGTGGTGCAGGATCTACTGGAATGTATGCTAAGTTTGGAGAACTATATAACAAAGCAACAGGGGTTATGACAATAGGTGATAAGTCAACAGCTATCTATGGAACTGAGGATTCATTGATTGAAAATGCAGGTAAGATTACAATAGGTTCTAATTCAACAGGATTGTATTCAGAAGGTTCTACAACACAGGCAATAAACAATCCAGGATCAATAGAATCAGCAGGAAATGATTCGGTTGCAATTTCTTACAAACCAGATGCGGCACTTTCTCCAGGGGTAATATTGGAAAATACAGGAAAAATCACTATGACAGGTGATAGAAATACGGCAATATATGCAACTGGAACACCAGGATATACAGCCAAGAATAGTGGAACAATAACATTGGGGGATTCAGCTTCAATTACTAGTCCTAACGTTGGACTTTACACCGACCATAATACTGTAACACTTGAAAATACTGGAACAATAGATTCTGGAAATAATACAATTGGAATTTATGGATATAATGCAGAAAATTCAGGTAACTTGAAGATAGGAAATGCAGCAATTGGAATATATTCTCAAAGTGGAAATGTAAATTTGACAGGTGGAACAATAACAACAGGAACAGATGAGGCAGTTGGAGTTTATACAGTAGGAAGCGGACAGACTGTTACAAATAGTGGAACTGCATTTAACATTGGAAACAATTCATTTGGATTTGTAAATGTTGGGACAGGAAATACAATAAATTCTAAAATTTCAAATGTAGGACTAGGAGACAAGAATGTATATGTGTATTCGAGTGATACATCAGGAACAGTAACAAACTCTACAAATATAACTTCTACAGGAGGACAAAATTACGGTATTTATTCAGCTGGAACAGTAACAAATAATGGAAACATTGATTTTTCAAGTGGTTCAGGAAATGTGGCAGTTTACAGTATTAAAGGTGGAACTGCAACAAACAATGGAACAATCACAGTAGGAGAATCAGATATTTCAGCTGTTGACAGTAGCGGTAATCCGGCTCCTCTGTACTCAATAGGTATGGGTGCAGGATATGAAACAACTGATACAGGTGATATAATAAACAAAGGAACAATTAATGTAAACGGGAAACATAGTATCGGTATGTATGCAAGTGGTGCAGGAAGTACAGCAACAAATGACGGAAATATCGTGTTGAACGCAAGTAACACAACAGGTATCTATGCTGATAATGGAGCAACTGCAATAAACAATAACTCAATTACAACAGGTTCCGGAACTTACACAAATACAGTTGGAGTATATCTTGGAAAAAATTCAAAATTGATAAATAATAAAGGTGCGACTATCGACATAAATGCGAAAAACGGTGTGGGAGTTTACTTAAAAGGTGGAACAGTGGCGAACTACGGAACTATAAAAGTAAATGGAAGCACAAAAGATGAAGATACAATTTATGAATATACAGTGCCTGCAACAGGAAAAGGAGTAGGAGGAGTAAAAATTGATGCACCTGCGGGAGCCTCAACTGCCACAATTACTGTGAATGGCGTACCTCAAACACCAGTAGTTGTAAATACAATGGCAAAAAATCCAATATCCGTATCAGCTTCTAGCATTGGATTATATGTAAATACTTCAGGAGTTAACTATACAAAATCAATAGACGGATTGCAAAATTTGACAAGTGAAGCAGATTTAATTATTGGATCTGAAGCTGCAGAATCAACAACTAGCAAATACATTTTAGTAAATGATCCTAACATAATAAATCCATATAGAAGAGCAATGTTAAACAATCCAAATATCAAGTGGAATGTATATTCAGGCTCAATAGGATGGATAGCGACTCCAACATTGGATTCAAACGGAGTAATAACAAGTCTATATATGGCTAAAATTCCATACACAGCATGGGCAGGAAAAGAAACAACACCAGTAGACAGTACAGATACATATAATTTCTTGGATGGACTGGAACAAAGATATGGAGTGGAAGCTTTAGGTACAAGAGAAAATCAATTATTCCAAAAATTAAATGGAATAGGAAATAACGAAGAAGTGTTGTTATATCAAGCTTTTGATGAAATGATGGGACACCAGTATGGAAACCTACAGCAAAGAATAAATGCGACAGGAAACTTGTTAGACAAGGAATTCAAATATTTGAAACACGACTGGAGAAATCCATCTAAACAGAACAACAAGATTAAAGTATTTGGTCAAAGGGACGAATACAATACTGACACAGCAGGAGTTATTGACTATACAAGCAATGCCTATGGAGTAGCTTACGTTCACGAAGACGAAACAGTTAAGATGGGTAACTCTCAGGGATGGTATGCAGGAGCAGTAACAAACAGATTTAAATTTAAAGATATAGGACATTCAAGAGAAAACCAGACACAGCTTAAAGCAGGAATCTTTAAGACAATGTCTCCGGCAACAGACCATAACGGATCACTACAATGGACAATTGGAGGAGATGTGTTCTTTGGAATTAACAATATGAAACGTAGATATCTAGTTGTAGACGATATATTCCAGGCGAAATCAGACTATAATTCATATGGAGCAGCGCTTAAGACAGATTTGGGATATGATATAAGATTGAGTGAAAGAACACACTTGCGACCATATGGAGCGTTGAAGATGGAATATGGAAGATTTAACAAGATAAAGGAAGATTCTGGAGAAATGAGACTGGAAGTAAAAGGAAACGACTACTTCTCAGTAAAACCGGAAGCAGGACTAGAGTTTAGATATATCCAACCAATGGCAGTGAGAACAAACTTAACAGTAGGACTTACAGCGGCATATGAAAATGAACTAGGAAAGATGGCAAGTAAGAACAACGAAGGAAGAGTAAGATACACAGATGCAGACTGGTTTGGAATAAGAGGGGACAAGGAAGATAGAAAAGGAAACGGTAAGTTTGACTTGAATATCGGAGTGGACAACACAAGATTTGGAGTAACAGTAAATGCAGGATACGACACTAAAGGTAAGAATGTAAGAAGTGGTGTAGGATTTAGATTGATTTACTAA